One Kitasatospora sp. NBC_01266 genomic window carries:
- the cbiE gene encoding precorrin-6y C5,15-methyltransferase (decarboxylating) subunit CbiE gives MADRITVIGWDGTPLTEAAAAALAAATLVAGAPYQLNALPVPAAAERIALGNVGSAARRIAEHRGAVVVVAEGDPGFFGVVRTLRRPEYGLELEVLPAVSSVAAAFARAGMPWEDAQVVSTHGGRLRKAANVCRAHPKVAVLTTPDAGPSELALMLRGVHRTFVVCEALGTEDEDVTVLTSDRVPDHDWREPNVVLVIGGNAHSQAVDAPSGWLAGRPVGYPTTERGWALPGDAYDGASARTLSAQARAVILARLGPGPGDLVWCVGAGSGALAVETARFGAAVVAVEADAAGCARIAVNARRYGVEVETAAGSAPEVLGGLPEPDAVVVERGGAEVVAAVLTRRPGRLVAPARTLAEAEEIRVVVAAAGYQVEGAILQSAPLTADGGLTIGAGESSLVLWAEPRG, from the coding sequence ATGGCTGACCGGATCACGGTCATCGGGTGGGACGGCACGCCGCTGACCGAGGCGGCCGCCGCCGCGCTCGCCGCGGCCACCCTGGTGGCGGGGGCGCCCTACCAGCTCAACGCACTGCCGGTACCGGCCGCCGCCGAGCGGATCGCGCTCGGCAACGTCGGGTCGGCAGCCCGCCGGATCGCCGAACACCGCGGTGCGGTGGTGGTGGTCGCCGAGGGCGACCCCGGCTTCTTCGGCGTGGTGCGCACCCTGCGTCGCCCGGAGTACGGCCTGGAGTTGGAGGTGCTGCCGGCCGTCTCCTCGGTCGCCGCCGCCTTCGCCCGGGCCGGGATGCCCTGGGAGGACGCGCAGGTGGTGAGCACGCACGGCGGACGGTTGCGCAAGGCGGCCAACGTCTGCCGGGCGCACCCCAAGGTGGCCGTGCTGACCACGCCCGACGCCGGCCCCAGCGAGCTGGCCCTGATGCTGCGCGGGGTGCACCGCACCTTCGTGGTCTGCGAGGCGCTCGGCACCGAGGACGAGGACGTCACCGTGCTCACCTCCGACCGGGTGCCCGACCACGACTGGCGCGAGCCCAACGTGGTGCTGGTGATCGGCGGCAACGCGCACTCCCAGGCCGTGGACGCGCCCTCCGGCTGGCTGGCCGGCCGCCCGGTCGGGTACCCGACCACCGAGCGCGGCTGGGCACTGCCCGGGGACGCCTACGACGGTGCGAGCGCGCGGACCCTCTCCGCGCAGGCCCGGGCGGTGATCCTGGCCCGGCTCGGTCCGGGGCCGGGGGACCTGGTCTGGTGCGTGGGCGCCGGCAGCGGCGCGCTCGCGGTGGAGACCGCGCGGTTCGGCGCGGCCGTGGTCGCGGTCGAGGCGGACGCGGCCGGCTGCGCGCGGATCGCGGTCAACGCGCGCCGGTACGGGGTCGAGGTGGAGACCGCCGCCGGCAGTGCGCCCGAGGTGCTCGGCGGGCTGCCCGAACCGGACGCCGTGGTGGTCGAGCGCGGCGGCGCCGAGGTGGTGGCAGCGGTGCTGACCCGCCGTCCGGGCCGGCTGGTGGCGCCGGCCCGCACCCTGGCCGAGGCGGAGGAGATCCGCGTCGTGGTCGCCGCCGCCGGCTACCAGGTGGAGGGCGCGATCCTGCAGTCCGCGCCGCTCACCGCCGATGGCGGTCTGACGATCGGTGCGGGCGAGAGCAGCCTGGTGCTCTGGGCCGAGCCCCGGGGCTGA
- the cobT gene encoding nicotinate-nucleotide--dimethylbenzimidazole phosphoribosyltransferase yields the protein MTDGGHIPNEGLPEHLLPETGTDPVQGGGGWGGDLVGQAVPVGVPGPGYTFIDEPDRVDPLEDEDDVLLMPGPQGSWSDVATSPVVPLGEALAPQGTPGYPVYATVDGSMAFPAAHIPAPPLAPPAQPAAVVPQSEPQAVPASVVSAPVAPTAVAPQPAVPGVAPVEPVFTQPAAVPAAAAVEGGEQGSAGVPVEPSWPPLDPPLPTAAEVPAPVVAQPEQAAAASAAAAQPQVSQPVGGPARRPLHAGPPIPDPSVMTGQVPVRSLADRGPSEPGGTPPHGIPVAAPVQVAPLMAAVPAPVEPVTETVVIPAQAVASEPQSVVPAPVESAVPVEAAPLPEAAPVAEAVPVEAAEPVAPVEAPAAEAPVAEAPVGEPAAEAPVAEAPAADAPSVEAVADQAAEPVADPAPAIPTSTIPVAEPTVEAAQQPEAVEAAAPVAPPRRIAAFLADPAPLGLSVPEAPTAEPPAAAAQTPDQQVSDAPPAEQPQAPAAEAPAAEAATTDAAPAIAPAAESEAPVEAAAAATPEAEAVADAPSAEAAEAPADAVGSTEASEPAAEAPAAPAAPEAAVPATAEPAEPEPAEPEPAEPESAETQEPAEPAAPRPPAAPGYDDPMREAVHQVMRERRDIRNGFRPDPVPHEVLLRVLEAAHTAPSVGYSQPWDFVVIRSAETRRKMHALAERQREVFADSLPKARAKQFKEIKIEAILDTPVNIVVTADRTRGGRHTLGRHTQPQMAPYSAALAVENLWLAARAEGLGVGWVSFFDEEEMVRELGLPEHLEVVAYLCVGFVDSFPDEPELQQQGWAKKRPLSWVVHEEQYGNRALPGEEPHSVLAETLRTIRPLDAKALGLAWDRQKRMTKPAGSLGMLEIISAQLSGLSRKCPPPIPEPACVAIFAGDHGVHAQGVTPWPQEVTAQMVANFLAGGAVVNAFAGQVGAEVCVVDVGVKAELPEAIQQGRTTGLLPRKVKPGTDDMTQGPAMTREEALKALEVGIETARDLVAAGNKILITGDMGIANTTASAALISVFTGADPTEVTGRGTGIDDETHARKVDVIRRALELHRPDPADPIGVLAAVGGLEHAAIAGFLLGAASLRTPVILDGVIAGSAALVAKAIAPEVLAACIAGHRSAEPGHQAALAKIGLRPLIDLDLRLGEGTGALLALPLVQSAARAMHDVATFDSAGVTEKG from the coding sequence ATGACCGACGGCGGTCACATCCCCAATGAGGGACTGCCGGAGCACCTGCTCCCCGAGACCGGAACCGACCCGGTGCAGGGAGGTGGCGGGTGGGGCGGCGACCTCGTCGGCCAGGCCGTACCGGTGGGCGTGCCGGGTCCTGGCTACACCTTCATCGACGAGCCGGACCGGGTGGACCCGCTCGAGGACGAGGACGATGTGCTGCTGATGCCGGGGCCGCAGGGCTCCTGGAGCGACGTGGCCACCTCGCCGGTGGTCCCGCTCGGCGAGGCGCTCGCGCCGCAGGGCACGCCCGGGTACCCGGTGTACGCGACGGTGGACGGCTCGATGGCCTTCCCCGCGGCGCACATTCCGGCCCCGCCGCTCGCGCCGCCCGCCCAGCCCGCCGCGGTGGTCCCGCAGTCGGAGCCGCAGGCCGTGCCGGCCTCGGTGGTGTCCGCGCCCGTGGCGCCGACCGCCGTCGCGCCGCAGCCCGCCGTCCCCGGCGTGGCGCCGGTCGAGCCGGTCTTCACGCAGCCCGCGGCCGTGCCGGCCGCCGCTGCGGTCGAGGGCGGTGAGCAGGGGTCGGCCGGCGTGCCGGTGGAGCCCTCCTGGCCGCCGCTCGACCCGCCGCTGCCGACCGCTGCCGAGGTGCCGGCCCCGGTCGTCGCCCAGCCGGAGCAGGCGGCTGCCGCGTCGGCCGCCGCCGCGCAGCCCCAGGTGTCGCAGCCGGTCGGCGGCCCGGCGCGCCGGCCGCTGCACGCCGGGCCGCCGATCCCGGACCCCTCGGTGATGACCGGTCAGGTGCCGGTCCGCTCGCTGGCCGACCGCGGTCCCTCCGAGCCGGGCGGCACCCCGCCGCACGGCATCCCGGTCGCCGCCCCGGTGCAGGTCGCCCCTCTCATGGCAGCCGTGCCCGCGCCGGTCGAGCCGGTCACCGAGACCGTGGTGATCCCGGCTCAGGCCGTCGCGAGCGAGCCGCAGTCCGTGGTGCCCGCGCCGGTCGAGTCCGCCGTCCCGGTCGAGGCCGCCCCGCTGCCCGAGGCCGCACCGGTCGCCGAGGCGGTCCCGGTCGAGGCCGCTGAGCCGGTCGCGCCCGTCGAAGCCCCGGCTGCCGAGGCTCCGGTTGCTGAAGCTCCGGTTGGCGAGCCCGCCGCCGAAGCCCCGGTCGCCGAGGCGCCCGCCGCTGACGCGCCGTCGGTCGAGGCCGTCGCGGACCAGGCGGCCGAGCCGGTGGCCGACCCGGCCCCCGCGATCCCGACCTCCACGATCCCGGTCGCCGAGCCCACCGTCGAGGCAGCACAGCAGCCAGAGGCCGTCGAGGCCGCCGCGCCGGTCGCCCCGCCCCGTCGGATCGCCGCCTTCCTGGCCGACCCCGCCCCGCTCGGCCTCTCGGTCCCCGAGGCGCCGACCGCCGAGCCGCCGGCCGCTGCTGCGCAGACCCCTGACCAGCAGGTCTCCGACGCGCCGCCCGCTGAGCAGCCCCAGGCTCCGGCCGCCGAAGCCCCCGCCGCCGAGGCCGCCACGACCGACGCCGCGCCGGCGATAGCGCCCGCCGCCGAGTCCGAGGCGCCCGTCGAAGCCGCTGCCGCGGCCACCCCCGAGGCCGAAGCGGTCGCTGACGCCCCGTCAGCGGAAGCCGCCGAAGCCCCCGCCGACGCCGTCGGCTCGACCGAAGCGTCCGAGCCCGCCGCCGAAGCACCCGCCGCACCCGCCGCACCCGAGGCCGCAGTCCCCGCCACCGCCGAGCCGGCCGAGCCCGAGCCGGCCGAGCCCGAGCCGGCCGAGCCCGAGTCCGCCGAGACCCAGGAGCCGGCCGAGCCCGCCGCTCCCCGCCCCCCGGCGGCCCCCGGCTACGACGACCCGATGCGCGAGGCGGTCCACCAGGTGATGCGTGAGCGCCGCGACATCCGCAACGGCTTCCGCCCCGACCCCGTCCCGCACGAGGTCCTGCTGCGCGTCCTGGAGGCGGCCCACACCGCGCCCAGCGTCGGCTACTCGCAGCCCTGGGACTTCGTGGTGATCCGCTCCGCCGAGACCCGCCGCAAGATGCACGCCCTGGCCGAGCGCCAGCGCGAGGTCTTCGCCGACTCGCTGCCCAAGGCGCGGGCCAAGCAGTTCAAGGAAATCAAGATCGAGGCCATCCTCGACACCCCGGTCAACATCGTGGTCACCGCCGACCGCACCCGCGGCGGCCGGCACACCCTGGGCCGGCACACCCAGCCCCAGATGGCCCCGTACTCCGCCGCCCTCGCGGTCGAGAACCTCTGGCTGGCGGCCCGCGCCGAGGGCCTGGGCGTCGGCTGGGTGAGCTTCTTCGACGAGGAGGAGATGGTCCGCGAGCTCGGCCTGCCCGAGCACCTGGAGGTGGTCGCCTACCTCTGCGTCGGCTTCGTCGACTCCTTCCCGGACGAGCCCGAGCTGCAGCAGCAGGGCTGGGCCAAGAAGCGCCCGCTCTCCTGGGTGGTGCACGAGGAGCAGTACGGCAACCGCGCGCTGCCCGGCGAGGAGCCGCACAGCGTGCTCGCCGAGACGCTGCGCACCATCCGCCCGCTGGACGCCAAGGCGCTCGGCCTGGCCTGGGACCGGCAGAAGCGGATGACCAAGCCGGCCGGCTCGCTGGGCATGCTGGAGATCATCTCCGCCCAGCTCAGCGGCCTGTCCCGGAAGTGCCCGCCGCCGATCCCGGAGCCCGCCTGCGTGGCGATCTTCGCCGGCGACCACGGCGTGCACGCCCAGGGCGTCACCCCCTGGCCGCAGGAGGTCACCGCCCAGATGGTGGCCAACTTCCTGGCCGGGGGAGCGGTGGTCAACGCCTTCGCCGGCCAGGTCGGCGCCGAGGTCTGCGTGGTCGACGTCGGCGTCAAGGCCGAGCTGCCGGAGGCGATCCAGCAGGGCCGCACCACCGGTCTGCTGCCGCGCAAGGTCAAGCCGGGCACCGACGACATGACCCAGGGCCCGGCGATGACCCGGGAGGAGGCGCTCAAGGCGCTGGAGGTCGGCATCGAGACCGCCCGCGACCTGGTCGCGGCCGGCAACAAGATCCTGATCACCGGTGACATGGGCATCGCCAACACCACCGCGTCGGCCGCCCTGATCTCCGTCTTCACCGGCGCCGACCCGACCGAGGTCACCGGGCGCGGCACCGGCATCGACGACGAGACGCACGCCCGCAAGGTGGACGTGATCCGCCGTGCCCTGGAGCTGCACCGGCCCGACCCGGCCGACCCGATCGGCGTGCTGGCGGCCGTCGGCGGCCTGGAGCACGCGGCGATCGCCGGTTTCCTGCTCGGCGCGGCCTCGCTGCGCACGCCGGTCATCCTGGACGGCGTGATCGCCGGCTCGGCGGCGCTGGTCGCCAAGGCCATCGCCCCCGAGGTGCTGGCCGCCTGCATCGCGGGCCACCGCTCGGCGGAGCCCGGCCACCAGGCGGCGCTCGCCAAGATCGGCCTGCGGCCGCTGATCGACCTGGACCTGCGGCTCGGCGAGGGGACCGGCGCCCTGCTGGCCCTCCCGCTGGTGCAGAGTGCCGCCCGGGCGATGCACGATGTAGCCACCTTCGACTCCGCCGGAGTCACCGAGAAGGGCTGA
- the cobA gene encoding uroporphyrinogen-III C-methyltransferase: MTAPNPHPSTEGRTPYPVGLLLSGRRVVVIGGGQVAQRRLPALIAAGAYVELVSPVTTPAVQAMADAGEIVWQRRGYLDGDLAEAWYVLVATDDRAVNEAVSAEAERRRIFCARSDDAALATAWTPATGHDEGTTVAVLTGDPRHSAALRTTIVEGLRDGSLSARQFRQRSAGVALVGGGPGDPDLITVRGRRLLADADVVVADRLAPRELLAELPPHVEVIDASKIPYGRAMAQEAINQALIDHAKAGRFVVRLKGGDPYVYGRGGEELLACAEAGIPVTVVPGISSSISVPAAVGIPVTHRGMTHEFTVISGHVAPEDPRSLVNWEAAARMSGTLVLLMAVERIGAIAARLIEAGRPADTPVAVVQEGTTAAQRRIDATLATVAATVTAEGVRPPAVIVIGDVVHVLDPATR; the protein is encoded by the coding sequence ATGACCGCGCCCAACCCGCACCCGAGCACCGAGGGCCGCACGCCGTACCCCGTCGGCCTGCTGCTGAGCGGACGCCGGGTCGTGGTGATCGGTGGTGGCCAGGTCGCCCAGCGCCGCCTGCCCGCCCTGATAGCCGCTGGTGCGTACGTCGAGCTGGTCTCCCCGGTCACCACCCCGGCCGTCCAGGCGATGGCCGACGCCGGCGAGATCGTCTGGCAGCGGCGCGGCTACCTGGACGGCGACCTCGCCGAGGCCTGGTACGTGCTGGTCGCCACAGACGACCGCGCGGTCAACGAGGCGGTCAGCGCCGAGGCCGAGCGCCGCCGGATCTTCTGCGCCCGCAGCGACGACGCGGCCCTCGCCACCGCCTGGACCCCCGCCACCGGGCACGACGAGGGCACCACGGTCGCCGTGCTGACCGGCGACCCGCGCCACTCGGCCGCACTGCGCACCACGATCGTCGAGGGCCTGCGTGACGGCAGCCTGAGCGCCCGCCAGTTCCGGCAGCGCTCGGCCGGCGTGGCGCTGGTCGGCGGCGGCCCCGGCGACCCGGACCTGATCACCGTGCGCGGGCGCCGCCTGCTGGCCGACGCGGACGTGGTGGTCGCCGACCGCCTGGCGCCGCGCGAACTGCTCGCCGAGCTGCCGCCGCACGTCGAGGTGATCGACGCGTCCAAGATCCCCTACGGCCGGGCGATGGCCCAGGAGGCGATCAACCAGGCGCTGATCGACCACGCCAAGGCCGGCAGGTTCGTGGTCCGGCTCAAGGGCGGCGACCCCTACGTCTACGGGCGCGGCGGCGAGGAGCTGCTCGCCTGCGCCGAGGCCGGCATCCCGGTCACCGTGGTCCCCGGCATCTCCAGCTCGATCAGCGTGCCGGCCGCCGTCGGCATCCCGGTCACCCACCGCGGCATGACCCACGAGTTCACCGTGATCTCCGGCCATGTCGCCCCCGAGGACCCGCGCTCCCTGGTCAACTGGGAAGCCGCCGCCCGGATGAGCGGCACCCTGGTGCTGCTGATGGCGGTCGAGCGGATCGGCGCGATCGCCGCCCGGCTGATCGAGGCCGGCCGCCCGGCCGACACCCCGGTCGCCGTGGTCCAGGAGGGCACCACCGCCGCCCAGCGCCGGATCGACGCCACCCTCGCCACGGTGGCCGCCACCGTCACCGCCGAGGGCGTCCGCCCGCCGGCCGTCATCGTGATCGGCGACGTCGTGCACGTCCTCGACCCCGCCACCCGCTGA
- a CDS encoding TrmH family RNA methyltransferase, with protein sequence MSEPSTITDAADPRLADYTDLTDVELRRRREPAEGLFIAEGEKVIRRALAAGYGMRSMLLTAKWLDVMADVIAEVDAPVHVVEPRLAEQVTGYHVHRGALASMARKPLPTAAEVLIGAGRVAVLEGLVDHTNLGAIFRSAAALGMDAVLLSPDCADPLYRRAVKTSMGAVFSVPYARLDPWPGSLSTLRDAGFQLLALTPAEGSVDLAQAAPHRLPKAALMLGAEGDGLTARALAAADQRVRIPMAHGIDSLNVGAAAAVAFYAVNAYSAG encoded by the coding sequence ATGTCCGAGCCCAGCACCATCACCGACGCCGCCGACCCGCGACTGGCCGACTACACCGACCTGACCGACGTCGAACTGCGCCGCCGCCGCGAACCCGCCGAAGGCCTGTTCATCGCCGAGGGCGAGAAGGTGATCCGCCGCGCGCTCGCCGCCGGGTACGGGATGCGCTCGATGCTGCTCACCGCCAAGTGGCTGGACGTCATGGCGGACGTGATCGCCGAGGTCGACGCGCCTGTGCACGTGGTCGAGCCCCGGCTGGCCGAGCAGGTGACCGGCTACCACGTGCACCGCGGCGCGCTGGCCTCGATGGCCCGCAAGCCGCTGCCGACGGCCGCCGAGGTGCTGATCGGCGCCGGGCGGGTCGCGGTGCTCGAAGGCCTGGTCGACCACACCAACCTCGGCGCGATCTTCCGCAGCGCGGCCGCGCTGGGCATGGACGCCGTGCTGCTCTCCCCGGACTGCGCGGATCCGCTCTACCGGCGGGCCGTCAAAACGTCGATGGGCGCCGTCTTCTCCGTCCCCTACGCGCGCCTGGACCCCTGGCCCGGCTCGCTCAGCACGCTGCGCGACGCCGGCTTCCAGCTGCTCGCGCTCACCCCGGCCGAAGGCTCGGTCGACCTGGCCCAGGCCGCCCCGCACCGCCTGCCCAAGGCCGCGCTGATGCTCGGCGCGGAGGGCGACGGTCTCACCGCGCGGGCGCTGGCCGCCGCCGACCAGCGGGTGCGGATCCCGATGGCGCACGGCATCGACTCGCTCAACGTCGGCGCCGCGGCCGCCGTCGCGTTCTACGCCGTCAACGCCTACAGCGCCGGCTGA
- a CDS encoding chorismate-binding protein has protein sequence MPPVRPAPRPDQPIARFGGRLATGLCEVTHDPAALESEGWWAVAYDFEGRLTCARFAEVHPDPVPAPAADRWRGPSPDSWRSSLDRAGYLAGVRRIREHIAAGEVYQANLCRVMTAPLPDPDPAHSDIDALTGLLALGNPAPYAGTIRLPEHGVEIATASPELYLSRAERTIASGPIKGTGRTEHDLLEKDHAENVMIVDLVRNDLGQACATGSVTVPDLCVVEKHPGLVHLVSTVEGTLRTGAGWPELLAATFPPGSVTGAPKSSALRIIEELETAPRGPYCGAVGWVDADRHRAELAVGIRTFWIDRSRPATPVLHFGTGAGITWGSDPEAEWAETELKAARLVAIASGEQPE, from the coding sequence GTGCCCCCCGTCAGACCAGCCCCGCGCCCCGACCAGCCGATCGCCCGCTTCGGCGGCCGACTCGCCACCGGGCTGTGCGAGGTGACCCACGACCCCGCCGCGCTGGAGAGCGAGGGCTGGTGGGCCGTCGCCTACGACTTCGAAGGCCGCCTGACCTGCGCCCGGTTCGCCGAGGTCCACCCAGACCCGGTGCCCGCCCCGGCCGCCGACCGCTGGCGCGGGCCGAGCCCCGACAGCTGGCGCAGCTCGCTGGACCGGGCCGGCTACCTCGCGGGCGTGCGCCGGATCCGCGAACACATCGCGGCCGGCGAGGTCTACCAGGCCAACCTCTGCCGGGTGATGACCGCGCCGCTGCCCGACCCCGACCCGGCCCACAGCGACATCGACGCGCTCACCGGCCTGCTCGCGCTCGGCAACCCCGCCCCCTACGCCGGCACCATCCGCCTGCCCGAGCACGGCGTGGAGATCGCCACCGCCTCCCCGGAGCTCTACCTCAGCCGGGCCGAGCGCACCATCGCCTCCGGCCCGATCAAGGGCACCGGACGCACCGAGCACGACCTGCTGGAGAAGGACCACGCCGAGAACGTGATGATCGTCGACCTGGTCCGCAACGACCTCGGCCAGGCCTGCGCCACCGGCAGCGTCACCGTGCCCGACCTCTGCGTGGTCGAGAAGCACCCCGGGCTGGTGCACCTGGTCTCCACCGTCGAGGGCACCCTGCGCACCGGCGCCGGCTGGCCCGAACTCCTCGCCGCCACCTTCCCGCCCGGCTCGGTCACCGGCGCGCCCAAGTCCAGCGCGCTCCGCATCATCGAGGAGTTGGAGACCGCCCCGCGCGGACCCTACTGCGGCGCTGTCGGCTGGGTCGACGCCGACCGCCACCGGGCCGAACTCGCCGTCGGCATCCGCACGTTCTGGATCGACCGGAGCCGACCGGCGACCCCCGTCCTGCACTTCGGCACCGGCGCCGGCATCACCTGGGGCTCCGACCCCGAGGCCGAGTGGGCCGAAACCGAACTCAAGGCCGCCCGCCTGGTCGCGATAGCGTCGGGTGAGCAGCCGGAGTAG
- a CDS encoding aminotransferase class IV, translating into MIWLNGALVDEAGAEVSVFDHGLTVGDGVFETVKAVDARPFALTRHLDRLTRSAIGLGLPAPDLEAVRKGCEAVLAANPMPLGRLRITYTGGVAPLGSDRGDAPPTLVIALGSCPARPETTAVATVPWTRNEHSAVAGLKTTSYAENVVALAHAHRQDASESLLANTAGQLCEGTGSNVFVVLGGRLLTPPLASGCLAGITRALVADWCGAEEADLPYSVLGEAEEVFLTSSLRDVQAVGRIDDRVLPAPGPVTARAMALFAARSADDIDP; encoded by the coding sequence ATGATCTGGCTCAACGGAGCGCTGGTCGACGAGGCCGGCGCCGAGGTCTCCGTCTTCGACCACGGACTCACCGTCGGCGACGGCGTCTTCGAGACCGTCAAGGCGGTCGACGCAAGACCCTTCGCCCTCACCCGCCACCTCGATCGGCTGACCCGTTCGGCCATCGGCCTCGGCCTGCCCGCCCCCGACCTCGAAGCGGTCCGCAAGGGCTGCGAGGCCGTGCTGGCCGCCAATCCGATGCCGCTGGGCCGGCTGCGGATCACCTACACCGGCGGGGTCGCCCCGCTCGGCTCCGACCGCGGCGACGCCCCGCCGACCCTGGTGATCGCCCTGGGCAGCTGCCCCGCGCGCCCCGAGACCACCGCCGTCGCCACCGTCCCGTGGACCCGCAACGAGCACAGCGCCGTGGCCGGCCTCAAGACCACCTCCTACGCCGAGAACGTGGTCGCCCTCGCCCACGCGCACCGCCAGGACGCCTCCGAGTCGCTGCTGGCCAACACCGCGGGACAGCTCTGCGAAGGCACCGGCTCCAACGTCTTCGTCGTGCTCGGCGGCAGGCTGCTCACCCCGCCGCTCGCCTCCGGCTGCCTGGCCGGCATCACCCGCGCGCTGGTCGCCGACTGGTGCGGGGCCGAAGAGGCCGACCTGCCCTACTCGGTGCTGGGCGAGGCCGAGGAGGTCTTCCTCACCTCCAGCCTGCGCGACGTCCAGGCCGTCGGCCGGATCGACGACCGCGTGCTGCCCGCACCCGGCCCGGTCACCGCTCGCGCGATGGCCCTCTTCGCGGCCCGCTCGGCCGACGACATCGACCCGTGA
- a CDS encoding GNAT family N-acetyltransferase: MTTTLRPAGPEEAYPDGRRDRRWLVCANGRPVGSVHTSAHPHGSRLTGRIEDLEITEGRRRGRGTIAVLAAEEVLRAWGCHRAEAAVPVDAGPAHALALALGYTETNRKLLKRLGQPPGLRPGLTVRPIDRAAYPQWLEGTKAEYRSHLRMAGLTEAQALERCEADHTHLLAEGHASQGVVLRQLVAGGSPVGSLWVALHDGRLPDGTAFAWVMTVEVAADQRGKGYGRELMLTAERECLAAGVHALGLNVYTANQVAIRLYESLGYRTTRRVLAKSL, translated from the coding sequence ATGACCACCACGTTGCGGCCCGCCGGCCCTGAAGAGGCCTACCCGGACGGCCGGCGCGACCGCCGTTGGCTGGTCTGCGCCAACGGTCGCCCGGTGGGCTCGGTGCACACCAGCGCGCACCCGCACGGCAGTCGGCTGACCGGTCGGATCGAGGACCTGGAGATCACCGAGGGCCGTCGGCGCGGGCGCGGCACCATCGCGGTGCTCGCCGCCGAGGAGGTGCTGCGCGCCTGGGGCTGCCATCGCGCCGAGGCCGCCGTCCCGGTCGACGCCGGCCCGGCGCACGCCTTGGCGCTGGCCCTCGGCTACACCGAGACCAACCGGAAGCTGCTCAAGCGGCTCGGCCAACCGCCAGGTCTGCGACCGGGCTTGACGGTCCGTCCGATCGACCGGGCGGCCTACCCGCAGTGGCTCGAAGGCACCAAGGCCGAGTACCGGTCCCACCTGCGGATGGCCGGCCTCACCGAAGCCCAGGCCCTCGAGCGCTGCGAGGCCGACCACACCCACCTGCTGGCCGAGGGCCATGCCAGCCAGGGTGTGGTGCTGCGCCAACTGGTCGCCGGGGGAAGCCCGGTGGGCAGTCTCTGGGTCGCGCTGCACGACGGCCGGCTGCCGGACGGCACCGCCTTCGCCTGGGTGATGACCGTCGAGGTGGCCGCCGACCAGCGCGGAAAAGGCTACGGCCGCGAGCTGATGCTCACGGCCGAACGCGAATGCCTCGCCGCCGGGGTCCACGCCCTGGGCCTCAACGTCTACACGGCCAACCAGGTCGCGATCCGCCTCTACGAGTCCCTGGGTTACCGCACCACCCGGCGGGTGCTCGCCAAATCGCTCTGA
- a CDS encoding DsbA family protein: MTEGSLPHLEFWCELQCPDCGTALDDIRALRARFGDALTISLRHFPLEKHKYAYPAAEAAEEAFAQGRGWPFVEAVLARVPELEQRGQELLIEVAAELGLDAEEVELALIDGRHMLAVDADQAEGKAIGVTGTPTYLVAGQRLDGGKSQQGLLERITALLEG, encoded by the coding sequence ATGACCGAAGGTTCCCTGCCCCATCTCGAATTCTGGTGCGAGCTGCAGTGCCCCGACTGCGGCACCGCGCTGGACGACATCCGCGCGCTGCGTGCGCGCTTCGGCGACGCGCTCACCATCTCGCTGCGCCATTTCCCACTGGAGAAGCACAAGTACGCCTACCCGGCCGCGGAGGCGGCCGAGGAGGCGTTCGCGCAGGGCCGGGGGTGGCCGTTCGTGGAGGCGGTGCTGGCCCGGGTGCCGGAGCTGGAGCAGCGCGGCCAGGAGTTGCTGATCGAGGTGGCGGCGGAGCTCGGCCTGGACGCCGAGGAGGTCGAGCTGGCGCTGATCGACGGGCGCCACATGCTGGCGGTGGACGCCGACCAGGCCGAGGGCAAGGCGATCGGGGTGACCGGCACGCCGACCTACCTGGTGGCCGGGCAGCGGCTGGACGGCGGCAAGAGCCAGCAGGGCCTGCTGGAGCGGATCACCGCGCTGCTGGAGGGTTAG
- a CDS encoding CGNR zinc finger domain-containing protein, with translation MLITHDTECALGILVDLLNTAPEVSGFEQLSDLVALDAFVVRQDLSEIDAVTSADLVAVHGLRGRLREIFTAGSTELAAELVNVLVASVNATPRLTDHDGHGWHMHYFAPHAALADHLAAELGMALGLIVMAGERERLRRCEAPDCARVFVDLSRNRSRRYCDSRTCGNRMHVAAYRARQRSAADEAGVALGVS, from the coding sequence GTGCTGATCACCCACGACACCGAGTGTGCCCTGGGCATCCTGGTCGACCTGCTGAACACCGCTCCAGAGGTGAGCGGCTTCGAGCAGCTGTCCGACCTGGTCGCGCTGGACGCCTTCGTGGTCCGGCAGGACCTCAGCGAGATCGACGCGGTCACGTCAGCCGACCTGGTCGCGGTACACGGGCTGCGCGGCCGGCTGCGGGAGATCTTCACCGCCGGCTCCACCGAGCTGGCGGCCGAGCTGGTGAACGTGCTGGTCGCCTCGGTGAACGCGACACCCCGGCTGACCGACCACGACGGCCACGGCTGGCACATGCACTACTTCGCCCCGCACGCCGCGCTGGCCGACCACCTGGCGGCCGAGCTGGGGATGGCGCTGGGCCTGATCGTGATGGCCGGCGAGCGGGAGCGGCTGCGGCGCTGCGAGGCGCCGGACTGCGCACGGGTCTTCGTGGACCTCTCCCGCAACCGCTCGCGCCGCTACTGCGACAGCCGCACCTGCGGGAACCGGATGCACGTGGCCGCCTACCGGGCGCGGCAGCGCTCGGCGGCGGACGAGGCAGGGGTGGCGCTCGGCGTGAGCTGA